One genomic window of Pelmatolapia mariae isolate MD_Pm_ZW linkage group LG5, Pm_UMD_F_2, whole genome shotgun sequence includes the following:
- the LOC134627275 gene encoding Krueppel-like factor 15, which produces MVDNSLVSEDTFLLYSGAPVAYQQSDMVTDLGSYQVMPSPFSEEDLSDSSSPRSCSSPDSQVLSSSYGSSSSAESQDSMLDHLLSQASLGSANSVTTESVDPMPLSTFLWDSRKDEPFKREQVKEENFDFLTWTHGELKEQLGGCFQPTLEEIEEFLEENMDVVTMKQEIREDCPELGVTQESFGLEVGLEWCVEASPEPKVEPEAKYSDQTVPTVSTAGLVAVASSDTKTTRVNPTQESSTGAKKESTNKPSSSDSDTNGNGMPVILQIQPIQIKQEPTVPPLTPAAHPPQPAPASDIKIAQLLVNIQGQTFALVPHILPSPSLNVSSKFVRIAPVPIAAKPLGLGDSSNSQASGILVGGQKFQKNTVADLIKMHKCSFPGCTKMYTKSSHLKAHLRRHTGEKPFACNWQGCGWRFSRSDELSRHRRSHSGVKPYQCPVCEKKFARSDHLSKHIKVHRFPRSSRTVRSAN; this is translated from the exons ATGGTAGATAACTCCCTTGTGAGTGAAGACACTTTTCTTCTTTACAGCGGTGCTCCAGTGGCCTACCAGCAATCTGACATGGTCACGGACTTGGGCTCCTACCAGGTTATGCCGTCACCATTTTCGGAGGAGGACCTGAGCGACTCATCCAGTCCTCGTTCCTGCTCCAGCCCAGACTCCCAGGTGCTGAGCTCCAGCTATGGTAGCAGCTCTAGTGCTGAAAGTCAGGACAGTATGCTGGACCACCTGCTGTCTCAGGCCTCCTTAGGGAGTGCCAACAGTGTTACCACAGAATCTGTGGATCCTATGCCATTATCCACTTTCCTGTGGGATTCACGGAAAGATGAGCCGTTCAAACGTGAGCAAGTAAAGGAGGAAAATTTTGACTTCCTCACCTGGACCCATGGTGAGCTAAAAGAACAGCTTGGAGGGTGTTTCCAGCCCACACTGGAAGAGATAGAAGAATTCCTGGAGGAGAACATGGACGTGGTGACAATGAAACAGGAGATCCGAGAGGATTGCCCAGAGTTGGGAGTAACGCAGGAGTCTTTTGGTCTAGAAGTTGGCCTGGAGTGGTGCGTAGAGGCCTCCCCTGAGCCTAAAGTAGAGCCAGAGGCAAAGTATTCTGACCAAACTGTTCCCACTGTCAGCACTGCAGGTCTGGTGGCTGTTGCATCTAGTGACACCAAAACCACAAGAGTTAACCCCACACAGGAATCCAGCACAGGGGCCAAGAAGGAATCCACTAACAAACCTTCATCTTCAGACAGTGACACAAATGGTAATGGAATGCCGGTCATTCTGCAAATCCAGCCTATACAGATCAAGCAGGAGCCTACAGTTCCACCACTTACTCCAGCAGCCCATCCCCCACAGCCTGCCCCAGCCTCAGACATCAAAATTGCACAGCTACTGGTCAACATCCAAGGTCAAACTTTTGCCCTTGTGCCCCACATCCTGCCCTCCCCCAGCCTTAACGTCTCCTCAAAGTTTGTACGAATCGCTCCAGTCCCAATTGCAGCCAAACCTCTTGGGCTCGGGGACAGCTCTAATAGCCAGGCATCAGGAATCCTTGTTGGCGGACAAAAATTCCAGAAGAACACAGTGGCGGATCTCATCAAAATGCACAAATGCTCTTTTCCTGGCTGCACCAAGATGTACACCAAGAGCAGCCACCTGAAGGCCCACCTGAGGAGACACACAGGGGAGAAGCCTTTTGCCTGCAACTGGCAGGGCTGCGGATGGAG GTTTTCACGTTCAGATGAGCTGTCGCGTCACCGGCGGTCCCATTCGGGGGTTAAGCCCTACCAGTGTCCTGTATGTGAGAAGAAATTCGCCCGCAGTGACCATCTGTCAAAACACATCAAAGTCCACCGTTTTCCACGAAGCAGTCGGACAGTCCGCTCAGCAAACTGA
- the si:dkey-156n14.3 gene encoding zinc finger protein ZXDC: MEIQGLSDAQNIQSQHGALHRSISSPHRSATGSIPHFISSENEAEVLLESLELHSDNSNNTRPRTSPFRLLAENGSEVACSPVSAPQTTLKSNLPGNRPGVGFHNVNPEKENELSALLASQEFVKTAWKYGLESGDVVMQMALPLFEGEEEPMPQRQPTFPVLRQQREDGSCKQPSVASHSAAALGNLSTVNLAEQTTQEFYVLFNVVQDEGSGETSKQRPDVPEDGDQMKGKKQCSKASHCGPMEAGNRSNVVSCESNDTLNCLDTQGLKPEHVFNLLNDNPAAGNVKQTAYHPTVEDVVLTNKYGDRICGQMCTESSEGKLVRELSSQPRVDESSTLISGTAGIVEAMDTSDFGTDSAGPQGGTNPVTASTSPPASETFSGTITINNQSIIVTIENGVLTLAAPPEGYVHKEDDMVSLKEHLGMKDHEDIVLLNYDSGTKSIGKISTLAVASSSHQEEPTPGLSVSDSELALVDDCSLSELGTSLDSCAIVKQEAGSLCAVTEADLGPPPPEAAVAGCDNEECHSVPVIRSKKDTVSTFDCPEPGCPSTFDTRQKLKVHLLNHAEDPRPYQCTVEGCGWAFATSYKLKRHLQSHNKQRPHTCQFEGCGRRFTTVYNLKAHVKVHEQDNAFACEVCNERFRSATRLTNHQRVHFEPQRPHKCEFPGCEKTFITFSALFSHNRTHFRETGHFMCTYPGCDKTYDKACRLKIHMRSHTGERPFVCDSEGCGWSFTSMSKLLRHKRKHDDDRRFVCSEEGCGKSFTRAEHLKGHSITHLGTKPFQCHAEGCNAKFSARSSLYIHSKKHKQDASTLRTRCPVANCSKHFSSRSSLKSHMLKHHHLSPDVLSQMETTPTLTPSNELVSSTPTTVAGPGIAGGDQLTNLDLSSLFSSVPGGTAPTTGIGVGIPVGGGTSNGPFTMDLSLVSSGILTIDPSSVGTTLVTSTNTTMAKAVDPLILAANADMTPHNNLEGTASDVLPPQGTLNLDDVQTVTPEALGTLTALTMQGAGATVDPTLQHPLSSSSSLSVEPTASLAVAPVAELLGSPSKVVEVGGQGGAGTLLGCVEVLGPQEGGKVLTQFVFPGHSSSFSPQKESELSSVSPSSFLESGGSARTDYRAIQLAKKKKQRGPSASSGTSSSSQRKAKGTKAATAPGPLAPSGARYGDGAAVANGGLTLRDPITGAQYVQIHLLQDDPASDGDLAFQLSSQPSSSHSQLTVDLPVNILQESSVITEDDNGSDNSQFTGSTINLQDLE; the protein is encoded by the exons ATGGAAATCCAGGGGCTTTCTGATGCCCAAAACATTCAGTCTCAACATGGCGCCCTACACAGAAGCATTTCGTCTCCACATCGATCGGCAACGGGGTCAATACCTCATTTTATTTCCAGCGAAAATGAAGCGGAAGTGCTGCTGGAGTCGCTTGAGCTACACAGcgacaacagcaacaacactaGGCCGAGAACATCGCCGTTTCGCCTACTGGCGGAAAATGGCAGCGAGGTGGCTTGTTCGCCTGTCAGCGCACCGCAGACTACGCTTAAAAGCAATTTACCGGGTAACAGACCGGGTGTGGGATTTCATAACGTGAACCCGGAGAAGGAAAATGAGCTCAGTGCCCTACTAGCTTCACAGGAGTTTGTCAAGACAGCCTGGAAGTACGGATTAGAAAGCGGGGATGTTGTAATGCAAATGGCGCTGCCTCTCTTTGAAGGGGAAGAGGAACCGATGCCGCAGCGGCAACCAACGTTTCCAGTTTTACGGCAGCAGCGTGAGGACGGCTCCTGCAAACAGCCCTCAGTAGCCAGCCATAGCGCTGCGGCGCTGGGGAACTTGAGCACGGTAAACCTGGCGGAACAAACCACCCAGGAGTTTTATGTTCTTTTTAATGTCGTTCAAGACGAAGGCAGTGGTGAGACAAGTAAACAGCGCCCGGATGTGCCTGAGGATGGCGATCAAATGAAAGGTAAAAAGCAGTGTTCCAAAGCAAGTCACTGTGGCCCCATGGAGGCTGGAAACCGCAGTAACGTTGTTTCATGTGAATCTAATGACACTTTGAACTGCCTCGATACACAGGGCTTGAAACCTGAGCATGTTTTCAATTTACTGAACGATAATCCCGCGGCGGGTAACGTTAAACAGACTGCCTACCACCCCACCGTCGAAGACGTtgttttgacaaacaaatatggcGATAGGATTTGTGGCCAGATGTGTACCGAAAGCAGCGAAGGTAAACTGGTCAGGGAGCTCTCGTCGCAGCCTCGCGTTGACGAGAGCAGTACCTTGATTTCAGGGACTGCGGGGATCGTGGAAGCCATGGACACATCGGACTTTGGTACAGATTCAGCGGGGCCGCAGGGCGGTACAAACCCGGTCACGGCCTCCACGAGTCCGCCTGCTAGCGAAACATTTTCCGGAACTATCACGATAAACAACCAAAGCATCATAGTGACTATTGAAAACGGGGTACTAACTCTTGCTGCCCCACCCGAGGGCTATGTACATAAGGAGGATGACATGGTTAGCTTAAAGGAGCACTTAGGAATGAAAGATCATGAAGATATTGTTCTCCTCAACTATGACAGTGGTACTAAATCGATCGGGAAGATCAGCACACTGGCAGTAGCCAGTTCCAGCCATCAGGAAGAGCCCACACCTGGTTTGTCTGTCAGCGACTCAGAGCTGGCTCTGGTGGATGACTGCTCCCTGTCAGAGCTAGGTACTTCACTGGACTCCTGTGCCATTGTCAAGCAGGAGGCAGGGTCACTATGTGCAGTAACAGAAGCAGATCTGGGCCCTCCGCCTCCCGAAGCCGCTGTAGCTGGCTGTGACAATGAAGAGTGCCACTCTGTACCAGTAATCAGGTCCAAGAAAGACACCGTGTCCACCTTTGACTGCCCAGAACCAGGCTGCCCCTCCACATTTGACACACGACAGAAACTCAAGGTTCACCTCCTAAACCATGCTGAGGACCCACGTCCATATCAATGCACTGTGGAAGGCTGCGGCTGGGCATTTGCCACCTCCTACAAGCTAAAGCGGCATCTCCAGTCCCACAACAAGCAGCGGCCACATACGTGCCAGTTTGAAGGCTGTGGGCGGCGTTTTACCACTGTCTACAACCTCAAGGCTCACGTCAAAGTCCACGAGCAGGATAACGCCTTTGCCTGCGAGGTCTGCAACGAGAGGTTTCGCAGTGCTACCCGGCTCACCAACCATCAGAGGGTCCACTTTGAGCCACAGAGGCCTCACAAATGTGAATTCCCAG GCTGTGAGAAAACCTTCATCACCTTCAGTGCTCTGTTCTCCCACAATCGCACTCACTTCAGAGAAACTGGCCACTTCATGTGCACCTACCCAGGCTGTGACAAGACCTACGATAAGGCCTGTCGTCTCAAGATCCATATGAGGAGTCACACGG GCGAGAGACCGTTTGTCTGTGACTCCGAGGGCTGCGGCTGGTCTTTTACAAGCATGTCAAAGTTGCTCCGACATAAAAG gaaaCATGACGATGATCGGCGCTTTGTCTGCTCAGAGGAGGGTTGTGGGAAGTCCTTCACCCGGGCCGAGCACCTCAAAGGACATAGTATTACCCATCTAGGCACTAAGCCTTTTCAGTGCCATGCAGAAG gTTGTAATGCCAAATTCTCAGCACGTAGCAGCCTCTACATCCACTCCAAAAAGCATAAGCAGGACGCCAGCACCCTGAGGACTCGCTGCCCCGTGGCCAACTGCTCCAAACACTTCTCCTCCCGCAGCAGCCTTAAGAGCCACATGCTCAAACATCACCACCTCAGTCCTG ATGTTCTCAGTCAGATGGAGACCACACCAACCCTGACCCCCAGTAATGAGCTCGTTAGTTCCACACCTACCACGGTTGCAGGACCTGGTATTGCTGGGGGTGACCAGCTGACAAACCTGGACCTCAGCTCTCTGTTCTCTTCTGTGCCTGGAGGAACTGCACCCACTACAGGCATTGGAGTGGGAATCCCAGTTGGTGGGGGTACGTCTAATGGCCCGTTCACAATGGACCTCTCCCTGGTCAGCTCTGGCATCCTGACCATCGACCCCTCTTCAGTGGGAACTACACTAGTTACCAGCACTAACACCACAATGGCCAAGGCTGTGGACCCTCTTATATTGGCAGCCAATGCCGACATGACCCCCCACAACAACCTGGAGGGAACGGCAAGTGACGTCCTGCCCCCACAAGGCACTCTTAACCTGGACGATGTGCAGACAGTTACCCCAGAGGCGCTGGGAACCCTCACTGCCCTTACTATGCAGGGTGCTGGTGCCACTGTGGACCCCACTCTGCAGCACCCACTCAGCTCGTCCAGCTCCCTGAGCGTGGAACCCACAGCCTCCCTGGCTGTAGCTCCTGTTGCCGAGCTCCTTGGCTCACCATCTAAGGTGGTGGAGGTGGGTGGCCAAGGAGGTGCTGGGACTCTGTTGGGTTGTGTGGAGGTGCTGGGACCCCAGGAGGGAGGAAAAGTGCTCACTCAGTTTGTTTTTCCTGgtcacagcagcagcttcagcccACAGAAAGAGTCGGAACTCAGTTCTGTGTCACCAAGCAGTTTCCTG GAGAGTGGGGGCTCGGCTAGGACTGACTACAGAGCCATCCAGCTGgctaagaagaagaagcagagaggCCCCTCGGCCTCCTCCG GGACTTCAAGCTCAAGTCAGAGAAAAGCTAAAGGAACAAAGGCTGCCACTGCTCCAGGACCACTCGCTCCCTCTGGGGCTCGCTATGGTGATGGAGCTGCAGTAGCGAATGGGGGCCTGACTCTCCGTGACCCCATCACCGGTGCCCAGTATGTCCAgatccacctgctgcag GATGATCCAGCCAGTGATGGAGACCTGGCCTTCCAGTTGAGCTCTCAGCCCTCCAGCTCCCACTCTCAGCTCACTGTTGACCTGCCTGTCAACATTTTACAG GAGTCTTCGGTGATTACAGAGGACGACAATGGCTCTGACAACTCCCAGTTCACAGGAAGCACAATCAACCTTCAGGACTTGGAGTGA